One Vibrio penaeicida DNA segment encodes these proteins:
- a CDS encoding fumarate hydratase, which yields MTVIRKQDVISSVADALQYISYYHPMDFVQALDEAYQREESQAAKDAIAQILINSRMSAEGHRPICQDTGIVTCFVNIGMGVQWDSSDLTVQQMVDEGVRQAYTNPDNPLRASVLMDPAGKRINTKDNTPAVVHINMVPGDKVEIQIAAKGGGSENKTKMVMLNPSDDIAEWVEKTLPTMGAGWCPPGMLGIGIGGTAEKAAVLAKESLMEHIDIHELIERGPENAEEELRLDIFNRVNRLGIGAQGLGGLTTVVDVKIKTAPTHAASKPVCLIPNCAATRHVHFTLDGTGPAELTPPKLEDWPDITWEAGENTRRVNLDTVTKEDVQNWKTGETVLLSGKILTGRDAAHKRLQGMLQSGEGLPEGVDLKGKFIYYVGPVDAVGDEVVGPAGPTTSTRMDKFTDMMLEETGIMGMIGKAERGPATVESIKNHKAVYLMAVGGAAYLVAKAIKKARVVAFEDLGMEAIYEFEVEDMPVTVAVDSTGANAHQIGPDTWKVKIAEANKV from the coding sequence ATGACTGTCATTCGTAAGCAAGATGTTATCAGCAGTGTGGCTGATGCACTTCAATACATTTCTTATTATCACCCTATGGACTTTGTCCAAGCCCTAGATGAAGCCTACCAACGTGAAGAAAGCCAAGCAGCAAAAGATGCTATCGCTCAGATTCTGATCAACTCGCGCATGTCAGCCGAAGGTCACCGTCCTATTTGTCAGGATACGGGCATCGTGACGTGTTTTGTGAATATCGGAATGGGAGTGCAATGGGACTCTTCAGATCTAACCGTTCAACAAATGGTAGATGAAGGTGTACGCCAAGCTTACACTAACCCAGATAACCCTCTGCGTGCATCGGTTCTGATGGATCCTGCAGGCAAACGAATCAACACCAAAGACAATACCCCAGCCGTTGTTCATATCAATATGGTACCGGGTGACAAAGTCGAAATCCAAATCGCAGCGAAGGGCGGCGGTAGTGAGAACAAAACCAAAATGGTAATGCTAAACCCATCTGACGATATCGCCGAATGGGTTGAGAAGACGCTGCCAACCATGGGCGCGGGCTGGTGTCCACCGGGTATGTTGGGCATAGGCATAGGCGGTACGGCTGAAAAAGCCGCAGTATTAGCGAAAGAATCGCTCATGGAACACATAGATATTCATGAGCTAATTGAACGTGGTCCAGAAAATGCGGAAGAAGAGTTACGTTTAGACATCTTCAACCGTGTGAACCGACTTGGTATTGGTGCGCAAGGGTTAGGTGGATTGACTACAGTCGTCGATGTGAAAATCAAAACAGCGCCTACGCACGCTGCATCGAAACCAGTTTGTCTAATTCCCAACTGTGCCGCAACTCGACATGTTCACTTCACGTTGGATGGTACCGGTCCTGCTGAATTAACACCGCCTAAGTTAGAAGATTGGCCAGATATTACGTGGGAAGCGGGTGAAAATACACGTCGTGTTAATTTAGACACCGTTACTAAAGAAGATGTACAAAACTGGAAGACAGGCGAAACGGTACTGCTTTCAGGTAAGATCTTAACAGGTCGCGACGCAGCCCATAAACGCCTGCAAGGTATGCTTCAAAGTGGAGAAGGCTTACCAGAAGGGGTGGACCTGAAAGGTAAATTTATTTACTACGTTGGTCCTGTCGATGCGGTCGGTGATGAAGTTGTAGGGCCGGCAGGTCCAACGACCTCGACGCGAATGGACAAATTCACGGACATGATGCTTGAAGAAACAGGCATCATGGGAATGATTGGTAAAGCGGAGCGTGGTCCTGCGACGGTAGAATCAATCAAAAATCACAAAGCGGTTTATCTAATGGCAGTTGGTGGCGCTGCTTATTTAGTGGCGAAAGCAATTAAGAAGGCGCGCGTTGTGGCATTTGAAGACTTAGGCATGGAAGCAATTTACGAATTTGAAGTTGAAGATATGCCGGTAACCGTCGCTGTTGATTCAACAGGTGCAAATGCGCATCAGATTGGCCCAGATACTTGGAAAGTAAAAATTGCCGAAGCCAACAAGGTTTAA